From the Lathyrus oleraceus cultivar Zhongwan6 chromosome 4, CAAS_Psat_ZW6_1.0, whole genome shotgun sequence genome, one window contains:
- the LOC127136681 gene encoding uncharacterized protein LOC127136681: MTKRGGKAKVLAPGKLQEERNRIINKKHIVRKPAQTTLSMQDASSAPTPAQAAPSVQVASSMPTSASKKSSVQAASSMPTPAQEASSVQVASSMPTSASKKSCVQAASLMPTPAQAASSVQAASSMPTPAQAASSVQAASSMPTPAPTVVPVHATTSEKFSFMPTPTLSHQTMAGPQSINLQTMASPSNLAEEEDVDADEDEAVGQETITPLVPTIDENGKVIIKPSGTGLVPAKEVVGAINYAIRKQFYKPIHHWSALDPDTKADWFKLFGEKVSWDPFDHAFVYSAFEKKGRKRLNDMLGKARRKGTRPSWIGDDAWVELQTYWKKTEFLAVSSQNKTNRASARGGAVHTTGRKAHIDVALQLSRELQRDLRPDELFLKTHKRKNGEWVDSRAASTYKTFKEKFDAELQPTEEGNGEVVQVLDGERVNQLWTEAAGGRNRGRVYGAADLAINLKRGSKSFTQQSQTPQHSMFGMSLEAERAARIRAEQIAEAATTQLQEANEAMRAATEAAKAATETAQRMEREMNAWKEFMMKKFDTSPFVSHSHHYDDDLDDQSLDED; this comes from the exons ATGACTAAAAGAGGTGGAAAAGCTAAGGTATTAGCACCAGGAAAACTTCAAGAAGAACGAAATCGCATAATTAACAAGAAGCATATCGTTAGGAAACCTGCTCAAACAACATTGTCTATGCAGGATGCATCATCGGCACCAACACCAGCTCAGGCAGCACCGTCCGTGCAGGTTGCATCGTCGATGCCGACATCAGCTTCGAAAAAATCATCTGTGCAGGCTGCATCGTCGATGCCAACACCAGCTCAGGAAGCATCGTCCGTGCAGGTTGCATCATCAATGCCAACATCAGCTTCTAAAAAATCGTGTGTGCAGGCTGCATCGTTGATGCCAACACCAGCTCAGGCAGCATCGTCCGTGCAGGCTGCATCGTCGATGCCAACACCAGCTCAGGCAGCATCGTCTGTGCAGGCTGCATCGTCGATGCCAACACCAGCTCCAACTGTAGTACCTGTTCATGCCACTACCTCTGAGAAATTCAGTTTTATGCCTACTCCAACTTTAAGCCATCAAACAATGGCTGGCCCTCAAAGTATAAACCTTCAAACAATGGCTAGCCCTTCAAATTTGGCAGAGGAGGAAGATGTGGATGCTGATGAGGATGAGGCGGTGGGTCAAGAAACTATTACCCCTCTTGTGCCAACAATAGATGAGAATGGGAAAGTTATTATAAAACCATCTGGTACTGG GCTAGTTCCTGCCAAAGAAGTTGTTGGTGCCATTAATTATGCGATACGCAAACAATTTTATAAACCTATACATCATTGGTCTGCACTCGATCCTGATACGAAAGCTGATTGGTTTAAGTTGTTTGGA gAGAAGGTTTCGTGGGATCCTTTCGATCATGCATTTGTCTATAGCGCATTtgaaaaaaaaggaagaaaacGATTAAACGACATGTTGGGGAAGGCGAGGAGAAAAGGGACTCGACCTTCATGGATTGGTGATGATGCTTGGGTTGAACTTCAAACTTATTGGAAAAAGACCGAGTTTTTGGCTGTGTCTTCTCAAAACAAGACCAATCGAGCTTCCGCAAGAGGCGGAGCAGTCCACACCACAGGCCGTAAGGCTCATATTGATGTTGCACTTCAACTT TCACGTGAACTTCAAAGGGATCTGCGTCCCGATGAGTTATTTTTAAAAACACACAAGAGGAAAAATGGTGAATGGGTTGACAGTCGTGCTGCATCTACTTAT AAGACTTTTAAAGAGAAGTTTGATGCAGAACTTCAGCCAACTGAAGAAGGGAATGGAGAGGTTGTTCAGGTGTTAGATGGAGAGCGTGTAAATCAGCTATGGACAGAGGCTGCTGGGGGCCGTAACCGTGGTCGGGTTTATGGCGCTGCAGATTTAGCTATTAATCTAAAACGTGGATCAAAAAGTTTTACCCAACAATCTCAAACTCCTCAACACTCTATGTTTGGGATGTCATTAGAAGCTGAAAGAGCAGCTAGAATTAGAGCTGAACAAATTGCCGAGGCTGCAACGACCCAATTACAAGAGGCTAACGAAGCAATGCGAGCTGCTACCGAGGCTGCAAAAGCTGCTACCGAGACTGCACAAAGGATGGAGAGGGAGATGAATGCTTGGAAGGAATTTATGATGAAGAAATTTGACACTTCA
- the LOC127136683 gene encoding uncharacterized protein LOC127136683: MTSEAFKLKGLFEQVRDDFTRDAGIRLQARLAREDVEKARKEAKEKARLEEEQRIREAEEKAVAAAEAEAKAKGDAEEAAHIAAEEAAKARADALTQGEQSNSGFSPLVLKTLEEMQKEQQVVRARLDHQDFVNSNIQNMLTQLLQRMSPSPNP; the protein is encoded by the coding sequence atgacctctgaagccttcaaactgaaaggcctctTTGAACAAGTCCGTGACGACTTCACCAGAGATGCTGGTATAAGGCTCCAAGCTCGCTTGGCCAGAGAGGATGTGGAAAAGGCCAGGAAGGAAGCAAAAGAGAAAGCTCGTCTGGAAGAAGAACAGAGgatcagagaagctgaagaaaaggcTGTTGCTGCTGCTGAGGCTGAGGCAAAAGCAAAAGGCGACGCTGAAGAAGCAGCACACATTGCTGCAGAGGAAGCTGCAAAGGCCAGGGCTGATGCTTTAACTCAGGGGGAACAATCTAACTCTGGTTTTTCCCCTCTAGTCTTAAAGACTCTAGAGGAAATGCAAAAGGAACAACAAGTGGTACGAGCTAGGCTGGATCACCAGGATTTCGTCAACTccaacattcagaacatgttgaCTCAGTTGCTCCAAAGGATGTCTCCGTCCCCGAACCCTTAG
- the LOC127136682 gene encoding uncharacterized protein LOC127136682: protein MDRTWMYDRVYSNRHGLKEEYVRGVKDFVKRALKQPICKSEGGIRCPCINCKCLKIRTPTNVRLHLYRDGFQPDYWIWTQHGEVELNVNTRNDSNSSEHVHHDDQIEAMNQMVYDAFRPYGVFSHVNDNIEVEEYTEDEFPNEDAKRFYDKLISFNKPIYEGATQSILSISTQLLEIRSNWHVPQKGLDFVAQMLKSVCPVQKCLPDNYYQATQLVSKLGLKVEKIDCCKNGCMLYYKDDSNLSKCKFCNAPRFIPRKTGMGKYKDIPVKRMFYFPIIPRLQRLYASTESASEMRWHHMNKNSSNILRHPSDGKAWKHFDSVYPDFSREPRNVRLGLCSDGFTPYIQASASPYSCWPIIVTPYNLPPEMCMTKPYLFLACLIPGPKNPKLKIDVYLQPLIDDLHRLWSNGILTYDISTKQNFIMKACLMWTINDFPAYGMLSGWGTQGKLACPHCMEHTDAFTLKSGHKNSWIDCHRRFLPSNHSFRRSKRSFLKNRVVTNEPPPISTGKDIWAVISNFPKVTEIGWEAKWKEFEGYGVDHNWKKRSIFWDLPYWKDNLLRHNLDVIHIEKNVFNNIFNTVMNVKDKTKDNEKAREDLAKLCFRGDLKLQPLENGKNGKPKASYTLTKSEAKLVCKWLKELRMPDGYASNLSRCANVEKGTVHGMKSHDCHVFMECLLPIAFHSLPDLVWKPLTELSRFFKDLCCNTLRMDDLIKLDENIPIIICKLERIFPPGFFDSMEHLPIHLAKEAILGGPVQYRWMYPFERFMGVSKRAVTNKARVEGSICSDYIHRETNYFCSHYFNSFCLLPTINLSNKPHLDNDDILPTMSILQSGGRPSGKSRKYFLSDKEWKSSHVHVLINCDEVKPYLDIFLENHSLDIEDSSGRIHIEFPIWLKKYVNEETNGVTNQDIIALSRSPASMAISWNMYFINGYKFHTEEWSKGRKTSNCGVHVKGLAEGGNTDFYGIIKHIFELDYFGLKHKIPVFYCEWFDPTRNTGTKVHPQYKTMDIKMDKRYRPYDPFILAQNARQVYYVPYPEMCRDMHGWCAAITTKPRGRVEIDNIEDEVPYQSDGMLPALPNVEIEAISCLRDMSQLDVFEEIFDCSTSEADRGH from the exons ATGGATCGTACTTGGATGTACGATAGAGTATATTCCAATAGACACGGATTGAAAGAAGAGTATGTTCGCGGGGTTAAAGACTTCGTAAAGAGGGCTTTGAAACAACCTATTTGTAAATCTGAGGGAGGGATAAGGTGTCCGTGTATAAATTGCAAGTGTCTCAAGATAAGAACACCAACTAATGTTAGACTTCACTTGTATCGAGATGGATTTCAACCAGACTATTGGATTTGGACTCAACATGGAGAAGTAGAGCTCAATGTTAATACAAGGAATGATTCAAATAGTAGTGAGCATGTGCATCATGATGACCAAATTGAGGCAATGAATCAGATGGTGTATGATGCTTTTAGGCCTTATGGAGTATTCTCTCACGTGAATGATAACATAGAAGTTGAGGAATATACGGAGGATGAGTTTCCCAACGAAGATGCCAAACGATTTTATGACAAGTTGATATCATTCAACAAGCCCATTTATGAGGGAGCTACCCAATCAATATTATCAATATCTACTCAACTTCTTGAAATTAGGTCTAATTGGCATGTACCACAAAAAGGTTTAGATTTTGTTGCACAAATGCTTAAAAGTGTATGTCCAGTTCAAAAATGCTTGCCCGATAACTATTACCAAGCAACACAGTTGGTATCTAAGTTAGGGCTAAAGGTTGAGAAGATTGATTGTTGTAAGAATGGTTGTATGTTATATTACAAGGATGATAGCAATCTATCAAAGTGCAAATTTTGTAATGCTCCTAGGTTCATTCCTCGCAAGACTGGCATGGGAAAGTACAAAGATATCCCAGTGAAGAGAATGTTCTACTTCCCAATCATTCCCAGATTACAAAGATTGTATGCATCAACTGAGTCGGCAAGTGAAATGAGATGGCATCACATGAACAAAAATAGTTCCAACATCCTTCGCCACCCGTCAGATGGAAAAGCATGGAAACATTTTGATAGTGTATATCCTGACTTTTCTAGGGAACCCAGAAATGTAAGGTTGGGTCTGTGTTCAGATGGTTTTACTCCTTACATTCAAGCGTCTGCTTCTCCATACTCATGTTGGCCAATAATAGTTACTCCGTATAATCTCCCCCCTGAAATGTGCATGACCAAACCATACTTGTTTTTGGCATGCCTCATACCCGGACCTAAAAACCCTAAATTAAAGATAGATGTCTACTTGCAACCATTGATTGATGATCTACATCGATTGTGGTCCAATGGAATATTGACCTATGATATATCTACAAAACAAAACTTCATCATGAAAGCCTGCTTGATGTGgacaattaatgattttccagccTATGGTATGTTATCTGGATGGGGAACACAAGGTAAattggcatgccctcattgtATGGAACACACTGATGCTTTCACCTTGAAAAGTGGCCATAAGAATTCCTGGATTGACTGTCATCGTCGTTTCTTGCCATCTAATCACTCCTTCAGAAGGAGTAAAAGAAGTTTCCTAAAAAATAGGGTTGTGACCAATGAGCCACCTCCCATTTCCACAGGGAAAGATATATGGGCGGTAATAAGTAATTTTCCAAAAGTTACTGAAATTGGATGGGAGGCGAAATGGAAAGAATTCGAAGGGTATGGAGTGGATCACAATTGGAAAAAGCGAAGTATTTTTTGGGATCTCCCATATTGGAAGGATAATTTGTTAAGGCATAACCTCGATGTGATACACATAGAAAAAAACGTCTTCAATAATATATTTAATACTGTCATGAATGTTAAGGATAAAACAAAGGATAATGAAAAGGCAAGAGAAGACTTGGCTAAATTATGCTTTCGCGGGGACTTGAAGCTCCAACCCTTAGAAAACGGAAAGAATGGTAAACCAAAGGCTAGTTACACTCTAACCAAATCTGAAGCCAAGTTGGTTTGTAAATGGCTTAAGGAATTGAGAATGCCAGATGGCTATGCTTCAAACCTCAGTAGGTGTGCGAATGTAGAAAAGGGTACGGTGCATGGGATGAAGAGCCATGATTGTCATGTTTTCATGGAATGTTTACTCCCAATTGCATTCCATTCATTGCCAGATTTGGTTTGGAAACCATTAACTGAGCTAAGTCGATTCTTTAAAGATCTTTGTTGCAATACATTGAGGATGGACGACTTAATTAAGTTGGATGAGAATATTCCAATTATCATATGCAAGTTGGAAAGGATTTTTCCACCAGGTTTCTTTGACTCAATGGAGCATCTTCCAATCCATCTTGCGAAAGAAGCAATTCTAGGTGGTCCAGTACAGTACCGATGGATGTATCCATTCGAAAG ATTTATGGGAGTCTCAAAGAGGGCAGTGACAAATAAGGCTAGAGTTGAAGGTTCCATATGCAGTGATTATATACATCGCGAGACAAATTACTTTTGCTCTCATTATTTCAACTCTTTCTGTTTGTTGCCAACCATAAATCTTAGTAACAAACCTCATTTAGACAATGATGACATTCTACCTACAATGTCCATTCTACAAAGTGGCGGTCGACCAAGTGGGAAGTCACGAAAATATTTTCTATCTGATAAGGAATGGAAGTCTTCACATGTGCATGTCTTGATAAATTGTGATGAGGTTAAACCATATCTTGA CATATTCTTAGAGAACCACTCTCTAGATATAGAAGATTCATCTGGGCGCATACATATAGAGTTTCCCATATGGCTGAAGAAATATGTAAATGAGGAGACAAATGGAGTTACTAACCAAGATATAATTGCCTTGTCTCGCAGTCCTGCATCAATGGCCATATCATGGAACATGTATTTTATCAATGGGTACAAGTTTCATACTGAAGAATGGAGCAAAGGTAGAAAAACTAGCAATTGTGGTGTGCACGTGAAAGGTCTTGCAGAAGGAGGAAATACTGATTTTTATGGAATAATCAAACATATCTTTGAGCTAGATTACTTCGGTCTGAAGCATAAGATTCCAGTTTTTTATTGTGAATGGTTTGATCCAACAAGGAATACGGGCACAAAGGTTCACCCACAATATAAAACTATGGATATTAAGATGGATAAACGTTATCGTCCTTATGATCCTTTCATCCTTGCGCAAAATGCAAGACAAGTGTATTATGTCCCATATCCAGAAATGTGTAGAGATATGCATGGATGGTGTGCGGCAATCACCACAAAACCAAGGGGTCGCGTAGAGATTGACAACATAGAGGATGAAGTACCTTATCAATCTGATGGGATGTTACCGGCGCTACCCAATGTAGAAATTGAAGCAATATCTTGTTTGCGTGACATGTCACAATTAGATGTGTTTGAAGAGATTTTTGATTGCTCTACTAGTGAAGCAGATAGAGGGCATTGA